GACTGCGGCCAAGAAGACGACTACCAAGAAAGCCACCACCACAGCTAAAAAGGCCACGACGAAAAAGACCACCACCAAGAAAACTAGTCCGAAGGCGAGTTAGCTGGCAAGTTAGCTTTAGCTGGCAAGTTAGCTTTTAGCTGGCAAGTTAGCTTAGGTGTGGTGTATCCCGATCGACCTGAGGGATCTGTCTAAACGATCGATCCTCCGGTCGATTGATGATCGTGACGCGGGGCTAGTGGCTGATTTGCTGGAGAAGTTGATCAATTAGACGCACCATTTGCTCGTTTTTTTGAGTTTGGGCAAGGAGTCTAGCTTGCTTAATGGCTGCTAGTCCTTCCTGAACTTGGCCACGATCGTAGAGCGTCTTACCCAGCCGAAAGTGCGCAGGTGCATAATTCGGATTAATCTCCAGGGCAAGGCGATATTCAAAGAGGCAGTCCTCGATATGACCTTGCTGGCAAAGAGCCCCAGCGAGATTATCATGGGCTATGAAATTGTTGGGATCGTGGCGAATGGCGTGCCGATATTCTGCAATCGCCTCTGTAATTTTGCCTTGTTGGAACAGGGCAAATCCACGGTTGTTGTAGGCGATGGTCATGTCTGGAGCAAGTTCGATCGCCTTGTCGTATTCTGCGATCGCCTCTGTCAGCTTGCCTTGCTTGAACAGGGCTAATCCCAGATTATTGTGAGCCATCACGTTACTCGGGTCCAGTCGGATGGCTTGGTGGTATTCCGCGATCGCCTCTTCCAGTTTGTCTTGGCCCGACAGCAACAATCCCAGGTTATTGTGGGCGGAAGCATCCTTGGGGTCAAGCCGAATGACTTGGCGATATTCGGCCATGGCCTCCTCTGTCTTCCCTTGGGTCGTCAGGATTAACGCCAGAGAACTGTGTGTATGGGCAAAATTTGGATAAATGCGAAGAGCTTGTTGGTAGGCTACCACCGCTTCCTCCAACTTGCCTTGCGTAAAGAAAGCAAAACCTAGGTTGTTGTAGGCAAAGGGATCGTTAGGAGTCAAACGGATGGCTTGGTGGTATTCCGCGATCGCTTCATCGACTTTGCCCTGGGCAAACAGCGTGAAGCCTAGATTGTTATGTACGGAGCCCTCCTTGGGATCTAAACGAATCGCTTGGCGATACTCCGCAATTGCGTCCTCTAGTTTGCCTTGGCCGAACAGAATAATTCCTAAGAAGCTATGGGTGTCTGCTAGGTTGGGTTCGAGGTGAATCGCTTGTCTCAGGGCCGCTTCTGCGCCAGCTAAATCACCATCCCCTAAGCGCTGTTGTCCTTGCTTTAGATAGTCCGCAGCAGAGGCCTGCGCAATCACGGCAGTCTGGGTAACAACAGAGAACTCCAAAGAGGACTCCAATGCGGGCCGCTGGAGCAGCCCATTGGTGGGAGTAAGGGCTAGTAGGGCAGGGTTGCCGAAGGGAAGATTGACTACGCCGATCGTGGCAGCCAGTAGGTATGGAAAAAGTGGTCGTGTACCCACATATCATCGCCTCCTTAGCATATCTGAAACTGAAATACTGGGTGCTGAAAGACTCGTCGTTGGAATGCTGTAGGGGAGATCCGATAACGGGAATAACAACGCTAAGTATCTTT
The Alkalinema sp. FACHB-956 DNA segment above includes these coding regions:
- a CDS encoding tetratricopeptide repeat protein; translation: MGTRPLFPYLLAATIGVVNLPFGNPALLALTPTNGLLQRPALESSLEFSVVTQTAVIAQASAADYLKQGQQRLGDGDLAGAEAALRQAIHLEPNLADTHSFLGIILFGQGKLEDAIAEYRQAIRLDPKEGSVHNNLGFTLFAQGKVDEAIAEYHQAIRLTPNDPFAYNNLGFAFFTQGKLEEAVVAYQQALRIYPNFAHTHSSLALILTTQGKTEEAMAEYRQVIRLDPKDASAHNNLGLLLSGQDKLEEAIAEYHQAIRLDPSNVMAHNNLGLALFKQGKLTEAIAEYDKAIELAPDMTIAYNNRGFALFQQGKITEAIAEYRHAIRHDPNNFIAHDNLAGALCQQGHIEDCLFEYRLALEINPNYAPAHFRLGKTLYDRGQVQEGLAAIKQARLLAQTQKNEQMVRLIDQLLQQISH